The following nucleotide sequence is from Rhodobacter sp. CZR27.
TCCTCGGGGGTTCGGTAGCCGAGGGCGGAGTGCAGTCGTTTCGAATTGTAGACCTGCTCGATGAACACGGGCAAGCGGGCAGCCACATCAGCGAAGGTCTCGTATCCGGCCCGATAGACCTCCTCGCCCTTCAGTGTCTTCATGAAGCTTTCCGCCTGCGCGTTGTTATAGGGGTTTCCGACGCTGCTCATGGAGCCACGCAGACCCGCGGCCTGAAGGGCATCACGGTAGGTTTGAGACCCGTATTGGCAGCCCCTGTCCGTATGGTGGAGGCAGCCTTCGGGAGGGTTTCGGTTGGCCACGGCTGAGTGCAGGGCCGCAAGTGCCAGGGGCGTGTCGAGACGCCGCGACAGCGCATAGCAGATGACCTTGCGACTGCAGGCATCCAAGACGACCGCCAGGTAGCAGAATCCGGTCACGTGTTGAGCGACAACCACCTTGGCCGGTGCCGACAGCCACCTTGGCCGGTGGGGCTGAACGGAAGACGGGCATGCCGGTCTGGAGGGCAGCCCCACCGGCCTGAGTGATTTCGGGGAAGGTGCTGGTCGCTGCGGGTTGGTAAGCCGGGTTCCTCTGCCGTCAAACGGAGGATCCGGGTTGGCCTACAAACCCATCACCGACCAGCAATTGAGATTATACATGTCCGACCTCCAGAAGCACAGTCAGCGCACGTCGGCCGCCCGCGCCGGGTTCAGCGAGCGCACAGCGCGACGGTTCAAGGCCGATCCGACGCTGCCCTCGAACCGCAAGATCGTTCACGGCCGCACGGTGACCGATCCTCTCGAAGGTTATTGGGAGGGCGACATCCTTCCCTTGCTGGAGAGGGACAGCGCCTTGCAGGCTATCACCCTGCTGCGCCACCTCCAGGGCCTGCACCCGCTGGCCTTCCCCGATGATAGGATCCGGCGCATCCTGGAGCGGCGGGTGCGACAGTGGCGGGCGCTGAACGGACCCGAGCGCGACATCATCTTCCGCCAGACGCCGGAACCTGGCCGCATGGCCCAGTCCGACTTCACACATGCCGAGGAACTGGAGGTGACGATCGCGGGCCAGCCGTTCCCCCATCTGCTCTACCACTTCGTCATGGTCTACAGCCGCTGGGAGCATGTCGCCGTGGTTCTCGGCGGGGAGAGCTTCACCGCTCTGGCCGAGAACCTGCGAGCCGGGCACTCTGGTCGCTCGGCGGGGCGCCGAAGGAGCACCGCACCGACAGCCTCTCGGCCGCTTTCCGCAACCTGACCGCCGACCAGCGCGAGGACATCACCAAGCGCTACGATGCCTTCGTCGGCCATTACGGCATGGACGCCAGCCGCAACAACCGCGGCGAGGCTCACGAGAACGGCTCGGTGGAATCTCAGAACCGGCATCTGAAGAAGGCCATCGAACAGGCGCTGATCCTGCGCGGCAGCCGCGACTTCGCCTGCATCGAGGACTACCGGCGCTTCATCGACATGTCGGTGGCACGGCGCAACCGGCAGCGGGCGGCCGCCATTCAGGCGGAACAGGCGCATCTGAAGCCCCTGCCGCCCCGGCGCACCACTGACTTCACCGAGACCGTGGTTCCGGTCACCCGCACCAGCGGCTTCCTGGTCAAGAGCATCTTCTACAGCGCGCCGTCGCAGCTGATCGGACAGCGTTTGCGGGTCCACCTCTACGACGATCGCCTCGAGGCCTTTCTCGGCAGCTCCCTGGTCGTCAGCCACACAAGGGCGCGTGGCCGCGGCGACGGCCATCGCGTGCATGTCATCAACTACCACCACGTCATCCATGCCCTGCGGCGCAAACCGCAAGCCCTGTGGAACTCGATCTACCGCGACAGCCTGTTCCCGCGGACCGAATACGCCGCAGCCTGGAAGGTGCTGCAGCGCGATCTGCCCCGTCGCGACGCCTGCCGCCGGATGGTCGACCTGCTGTTCATCGCCCACGACCAGACCTGCGAGGCGGAGCTGG
It contains:
- a CDS encoding IS3 family transposase — its product is MGLPSRPACPSSVQPHRPRWLSAPAKVVVAQHVTGFCYLAVVLDACSRKVICYALSRRLDTPLALAALHSAVANRNPPEGCLHHTDRGCQYGSQTYRDALQAAGLRGSMSSVGNPYNNAQAESFMKTLKGEEVYRAGYETFADVAARLPVFIEQVYNSKRLHSALGYRTPEEFETLFARKAA